From Medicago truncatula cultivar Jemalong A17 chromosome 7, MtrunA17r5.0-ANR, whole genome shotgun sequence, a single genomic window includes:
- the LOC11416317 gene encoding transmembrane emp24 domain-containing protein p24delta9 yields MLNSILLLIAIVPALMCNVVNSMRFDLKSGNPKCIVEEIMSNAMTVGNYSVVNPNEGYPIPDSHKLTVRLRSPYGNKHHFGDRVASGNFAFTTAEAGDYTACFSVPDQKPTITVTIDFEWRTGVAAKDWYKIAKKDQIDVMESELQRLYDTVLFIHDEMFYLRGREEEMQDLNRETDRRMFTFIFCSIIICLSVAGMQLWHLKIFFERKKLL; encoded by the exons TCCCTGCATTGATGTGTAACGTTGTGAATTCAATGCGGTTTGATCTTAAATCTGGTAATCCTAAATGCATCGTTGAGGAAATCATGAGCAATGCAATGACCGTTGGTAATTACTCCGTCGTTAATCCGAATGAAGGTTATCCGATTCCTGATTCTCACAAGCTAACTGTCAGG CTTCGTTCACCTTATGGGAACAAACACCACTTTGGTGATCGTGTGGCTTCTGGTAATTTCGCATTTACTACAGCTGAAGCTGGTGACTACACAGCTTGTTTTTCCGTGCCGGATCAGAAACCCACAATAACTGTGACCATTGATTTTGAGTGGAGAACTGGGGTGGCTGCCAAGGACTGGTATAAGATTGCAAAAAAAGATCAGATTGAC GTAATGGAATCTGAATTACAGAGGTTGTATGACACTGTCCTATTCATCCACGACGAGATGTTTTATCTTCGGGGAAG GGAGGAAGAGATGCAAGATCTTAACAGAGAAACTGATAGAAGGATGTTTACCTTCATTTTCTGTTCAATCATCATTTGCTTGTCTGTTGCTGGTATGCAACTGTGGCATTTGAAAATATTCTTTGAGAGGAAGAAGCTCCTCTAA